In Oncorhynchus gorbuscha isolate QuinsamMale2020 ecotype Even-year linkage group LG08, OgorEven_v1.0, whole genome shotgun sequence, one genomic interval encodes:
- the LOC124041055 gene encoding macrophage mannose receptor 1-like: MQCEAEEGQLASTLDELSVAYLELQALKLQTPLWIGLNRNETHGYFRWMDGWPLSMNRWAQDEPSRDRPCVYLDVEGTWKTALCNNTYPSVCKQSPAVPPTAPPQYPGECIQEEQEEISGRNTPWFWLPFRGHCYSFVINDIEWADASTSCTRKGRRSLKSKGVSKNAVLLNPRDF; the protein is encoded by the exons ATGCAGTGTGAGGCTGAGGAGGGCCAGCTGGCTAGCACCCTGGATGAACTGTCAGTAGCCTACCTGGAGCTGCAGGCTCTGAAGCTGCAGACACCACTGTGGATTGGACTCAATAGGAATGAG ACGCACGGCTACTTCAGGTGGATGGACGGCTGGCCCTTGAGCATGAACCGGTGGGCCCAAGACGAGCCCAGCAGAGACCGGCCCTGTGTCTACCTGGATGTGGAAGGCACCTGGAAGACAGCCCTTTGTAACAACacctaccccagtgtgtgtaaGCAGTCCCCAG CCGTCCCGCCCACGGCCCCACCCCAGTACCCTGGGGAATGTatccaggaggagcaggaggagatcAGTGGTAGAAACACTCCCTGGTTCTGGTTGCCTTTCAGAGGGCACTGCTACAGCTTCGTCATTAATGACATAGAGTGGGCCGACGCCTCCAccagctgtacacgtaaaggTAGGAGGAGCCTCAAATCCAAGGGTGTGTCGAAAAATGCCGTCCTATTGAATCCCCGTGATTTCTGA